CACGAGACTCAAACCAAATGTCAAATTACTAATTCATCTTTTATTTGACTATATGTATCACATTATTTTGATATATTTCttagtttgtaattttttttattaacacTTACACATAATGAAAATACATGGTTACCTTTCAATGATTTATATTTACTATTTACCATTTTAGCTCATTTTCATTACACTCAATGAATCTAACCCActtataataattttatcaaatttaaaattaatcgatAATAAAATACTATCAACTATATTTTGTATTTAGTTCATTCTTTTTCGAACCAAGAGAGCATCCAACGATTCAACTAAAGTCaattctttatttattatttatatacacatatacgTACAGAGTAAAAGAGTACACGTAATCAAATGTAGTCCGTGTATAAACCAAATGATACAAGGAAGCACACGCTGTTTATCTATAATCTTCAACTAACAACAATCTCATTTCACACTCTCGAATTCTGCATTTTTTGCTAAATTATCAGCGTTTTTATTATCATTAGCAAAATTATTTGTGTTTGTATATTTCTtcaattcgatatatatatattcaaatggcTGCTGTAGACGAATCACCAGCTGAATTTAAATTGGAAGGAATTGAAGATGTGCAGGATTTTGTTTTGGTGAGAATTAGGGTTATTGACTTATTGTAATCCGAAAATTGGTTCAATTATGATTACATGCAATTATTATGTTTATGATATACTAATTACTGATAACTATTGATAGTAATAGTGAAATGTTTGGCCCTAATTTAAGATATAGAGTTGATGATTGAGCTGAGTTGCATTTTTTTGAGTTTTAGCTTTATATGAACCAAACGAATATGTATTTGGTTTCATTGTTACTTGAATTTATGAGGCTTGAATATAATTTGTGTTGTTGAAACTGATTCAGGTGAATAAAGGAGATTCTTTAGACACCGGGCCGTATAATCATCTTATTGATCTAATGAAAATGGGCAACAAAGCGTTTAGAGATAATCGTTTCGAGAAGGTACATTATTAAACTAGTTGCTTCTTATGAAcataattgttattttatttattaaattctgTTGATCATTTACTGGCTTGATTATAGGCGAGATGATTACTCATGAGATTTATGTTGAATAATGTTTTTTAATCAGGCAGTTAATTGTTACTCAAGAGCTCATACTATTAAACCAGATGATCCTATCATTCTTAGTAACCGATGTGCTGCTTTACTCAGGTGAATCTTCGTGTTTGAGTGTGTGAAAAGGTTTCATCTTTCACTGGTTCTAAGGGTGTCTTTGATTATGTGAAACAGGATTGTGCAGTTTTTGAAACACAGACCAGCTTCTTTGTCTGAACGAAGACCGTTGAGCGGGCTTGACCCTACAACCCATGCTAGCGTATGCGGACTTTATCTTTCTGGCTTAGCTTAAATGTGACCTTTTATATATGTTATCATCTAATCGGCTTGAATATCTCTGTTTATTCAGCTTGCTCTGAAGGATGCTGAACAGTTCATGAACTTGCAAAATGATTCCATAATGGCATATATCCTGAAAGCAAATGCACTGATTCTGGTGACTCTCTATATACTAGTCGATATATAAATTGTCTAGCACGTAATAATGTGCAGAAGTATATATGCCCATTGTCTCATTGTTACCATTTGTTCATgtcattaatcataataatatcctTTGGCAGTTAGAGAAGTTCGAATTAGCCCGTGATGTGATTGATACAGGTCTTCAGATTGATGATTCAAGGTATTCTATTACAATATCCTTCCCTTCTTTAAATGTTATACGTCTAGGTAGTTTTATCTTTATACTTTCTTAATGATCATTTTCGTTTTATATGTATGACTAGATGCAATACATTCTTTCTTTTTGCCTTTACTATACAGTAAAATACTAAAATATGTACTAATATGCTTTTCTATTTCTGGTGTCATGTAGCAATGCTCTAAAGAATTTACAAAGGTTTATAGCCAATATATTTGGGAAGAGAGACCAAGGTCAAACTCCACGTACTGATGACTTTGATTGCACAGTTTGCTTAAAGTTACTCTATGAACCAATCACAACTCCATGCGGGCATACTTTTTGTCGTTCATGCCTCTTTCAGTCAATGGATCGTGGCAAGTCTTTTTTatcttttgttttttgtttttgtttctatcaTCAGTTTTCCTTTCACATAGTATTTCTCTAATGTTGTTTTGGACCCTTGAATATTTGCTAGGCAACCGATGCCCATTGTGCCGAACGGTTCTGTTTATCAGTCCAAGAACTTGTGCAATCAGGTGAGTTGATTCTGCTGTTGATAGCAGATAATATTTTAATTGCTCAAATAACTTCTGAGAAACATATAGTATAAGTCtctaattttcaaatattacaCATTTCTGTATCCCCAATACATGTATATGGGACGGGTGCATAAAATATGCAAATAAGTAAAACTGCCCATATAGAAGTACACACGTTATGTTTCCTTAAATACAAATGTTACTTGCTGTTCTGCTGATATGTGATGGTCATTTGGATTTAACTAACATATACTGTTATTTCCTTAATTTATTCTTAGTGTGACGCTGAAAAATATAATAGAAAGAAATTTCCCAGTGGAATATGCAGAAAGGAAATTAGAGAACGACAGTTTGACCAATATGGGCCCTGATTTACTACCTCTTTTTGTCTTGGATGTCGTCCTACCTTTCCAGaagttccatttgaatatttttgaAGCCCGTTACAGACTCATGGTGTGTTTTTAATATCTAATCTATTTACATGCACATTACAGACTTATGTTTGACTTCTATCTTGAAAATGACAGGTGAGGAGACTCATGGAAGGAAATCGGCGAATGGGAATGGTAGATATATGAACTTCTCATTTTCTTTTTCTACAAGTGTCAAAATTGATGGGATTTTTACATGTCAAAACATGTGATTTCGTGGTTGACACCAAACTCTATTAGTTAAAAAGTTTCGGTTTTTTCTATAAATAATTGGTGTGTCAAACTTTATTACACATAGTCGTATAGTATTAGACTATTATGCCTTGAATGAAAAAGTTTTTTGCTATGTGGGCGACTTTCATGTTGTTTAACTTGTGgcctttttttatttttaatttaatattcTGTTTGACCTATTAGAGATAAAACACTACTTGAATTGATGTTCTAAAACTAAATGGGCATCTCTGTATTTTTACTGATAAAGATTTATTGGTTGAGTCACTTCAACTCATTGTTCTTAGCTCTGATTTGTGTTTCCACCTCTAGGTTACACTTGACTCTACGACAGGATCTATAGCTGATTATGGATGTGAAGTTGAAATTACAGAGTACTTTCCAATCATACGCCTTGTTACATATTACATAGTTATATCATACACGTGTGTATCTCAAGTTAATAGATAATTAACAGTCTGTTTCCGGATCATGCAGTTGTGAGCCACTTCCGGATGGGCGATTTTTCCTAGAGGTGAGATTGTTTGTTTACTTTCTTTTTGAtcaatatgtattatatcaaatataTATCTTTCTACCTATGtatgtaaataaaataaatcaTTAAGTTGGATCTATAATAGGTCCCTGCTTTTCTTTTGTCTCTTTATATGCAGCTCCAgttaatagttattattaaataCTTGATTTCATGTAGGTTGAAAGTCGGCGAAGATGTAGAATCCTTCGAAACTGGGATCAAGACGGGttagaatcatcatcatcatcatcatcactcttGTTTATAGCTTGTCCTGACTGATTTTTTTTTCTagccattaaaaaaaaaaaaaatgaacatgTGTCCTTTATAATGTATGAAGGTATCGTGTTGCTGAGATTGAATGGGTGAAGGATTTGTCTCCTGGGGAAGGAACAAAAGAGAGATCCGATGtaattacgtttttttttttacctaaACTTACATAAGTTTTTAAATCCAAGTCCATCACCAAGATTTAAGATAAAGGGTACAGTTGCAGGATATGACAGATATAGTGGCTGAATATGCTCGATCATGGATAGGGGTAGCTCAAGAAACAGCACGAGGAGGTAAGATCGTATGAAGTAAAAGTGTCAACTTTAAACAATTAGTTAGGTATAGGTGGGTTTGGGTTATTGTTATATGTACCGAATCTGGTGAATAGTTAGCCGCAATGAATGGGGGTCGAACGGATAAGAAGTCGCCCAAAGTGTATTTTAAATCGGTACACAGATTTGAATACGTAATGTTTGTTATTCAATCAATACACCGTGTGATCTGGATACATAAATAGACAGAAGTGTAAAACCTACTAGACCTAATGGGCCTTATAGAACACGGCCTTATATGAAGCCTAAAACAGTCTAGTCCATCTAACATTCCCCCGCAATTGGAGCGGGAGTAGCGTGCACGCTCAAACTGGAGCGAAACTCGTCGAAGAGAGCAGTCGGTAGACCTTTGGTGAAGATATCGGCAAACTGGTAACGAGAAGGAACATGAAGCACGCGAACATAA
This window of the Rutidosis leptorrhynchoides isolate AG116_Rl617_1_P2 chromosome 7, CSIRO_AGI_Rlap_v1, whole genome shotgun sequence genome carries:
- the LOC139856942 gene encoding uncharacterized protein isoform X2, translated to MAAVDESPAEFKLEGIEDVQDFVLVNKGDSLDTGPYNHLIDLMKMGNKAFRDNRFEKAVNCYSRAHTIKPDDPIILSNRCAALLRIVQFLKHRPASLSERRPLSGLDPTTHASLALKDAEQFMNLQNDSIMAYILKANALILLEKFELARDVIDTGLQIDDSSNALKNLQRFIANIFGKRDQGQTPRTDDFDCTVCLKLLYEPITTPCGHTFCRSCLFQSMDRGNRCPLCRTVLFISPRTCAISVTLKNIIERNFPVEYAERKLENDSLTNMGPDLLPLFVLDVVLPFQKFHLNIFEARYRLMVRRLMEGNRRMGMVTLDSTTGSIADYGCEVEITDCEPLPDGRFFLEVESRRRCRILRNWDQDGYRVAEIEWVKDLSPGEGTKERSDLQDMTDIVAEYARSWIGVAQETARGDQMRLAELQKAEALMPSTRDLENFSFWLATLTHQRPQERLDLLRTRDTKARLRRAYHFMKAEE
- the LOC139856942 gene encoding uncharacterized protein isoform X1 — translated: MAAVDESPAEFKLEGIEDVQDFVLVNKGDSLDTGPYNHLIDLMKMGNKAFRDNRFEKAVNCYSRAHTIKPDDPIILSNRCAALLRIVQFLKHRPASLSERRPLSGLDPTTHASLALKDAEQFMNLQNDSIMAYILKANALILLEKFELARDVIDTGLQIDDSSNALKNLQRFIANIFGKRDQGQTPRTDDFDCTVCLKLLYEPITTPCGHTFCRSCLFQSMDRGNRCPLCRTVLFISPRTCAISVTLKNIIERNFPVEYAERKLENDSLTNMGPDLLPLFVLDVVLPFQKFHLNIFEARYRLMVRRLMEGNRRMGMVTLDSTTGSIADYGCEVEITDCEPLPDGRFFLEVESRRRCRILRNWDQDGYRVAEIEWVKDLSPGEGTKERSDLQDMTDIVAEYARSWIGVAQETARGDQMRLAELQKAEALMPSTRDLENFSFWLATLTHQRPQERLDLLRTRDTKAVLVFYYSSSTQFAA
- the LOC139856942 gene encoding uncharacterized protein isoform X3, producing the protein MAAVDESPAEFKLEGIEDVQDFVLVNKGDSLDTGPYNHLIDLMKMGNKAFRDNRFEKAVNCYSRAHTIKPDDPIILSNRCAALLRIVQFLKHRPASLSERRPLSGLDPTTHASLALKDAEQFMNLQNDSIMAYILKANALILLEKFELARDVIDTGLQIDDSSNALKNLQRFIANIFGKRDQGQTPRTDDFDCTVCLKLLYEPITTPCGHTFCRSCLFQSMDRGNRCPLCRTVLFISPRTCAISVTLKNIIERNFPVEYAERKLENDSLTNMGPDLLPLFVLDVVLPFQKFHLNIFEARYRLMVRRLMEGNRRMGMVTLDSTTGSIADYGCEVEITDCEPLPDGRFFLEVESRRRCRILRNWDQDGYRVAEIEWVKDLSPGEGTKERSDDMTDIVAEYARSWIGVAQETARGDQMRLAELQKAEALMPSTRDLENFSFWLATLTHQRPQERLDLLRTRDTKAVLVFYYSSSTQFAA